DNA from Terriglobus tenax:
CATGATGCCGATGCCGCCCACGATCAGCGAGATGGTAGCGATGGCGGCCAGGAGGGCCGTCATCGTCTGTCCGGCACGGTTCAGCGTACCGGACATCTCCTGCATATTGACCTGGTCCATCTGAGGCATGTTCGCCAGGATGAACGCGGCAACCGAGGTGTTCAAGCCCTTGGTCAGAGCTTCAGACGCCTGGGTTTTCACGGTGAAGTCATCGGCGCTTGCTGTGCCGCCGCCCGGGCCGGCAAGGTTTGACGCCTTCGGGGCGGTCGCCATTTTGTGACGTGAGCGCAGAACCGTGGTCACGTTCTGCGAGATTTCCGAGGCGCGGCCAGCTTCCTCCGCCGAAAGCATGATGTTCGCCAGGTAGTTGACGCCGAGCATCTTCTGCAGCTTGGTGTAGGGGACAATCGCCATCTGGGACTGCTCTTCGTCGTTGGTGGTGAAGACGCCCTTTACCTTGAACTTTTCTCCGTGAATCTCAATCTCTTCGCCAATCGGGTCAGATCCTGCAAAGAGATTGTCACGCAGCGCGCTTCCAATGACAACGACGTTGTCCGCATCGTCGACATTGCCCTTCTTGAAGAACTTGCCCTTCTCAAAGCCCCAGTCGTACATGGAAGCGTAGTCCGCACTGACGCCATACACCTGCACGTAGCTTTTCTCGGTTCCATAGCCAACCCATCCCCGCATGCGGGAGACGGGAGAGACGTAGGCCACGCCATCGACCTGGCGAATGGCTTCCGCATCGTCCGGAATCAGAGTTGTTGCCGAACCAAGTCCAGTGGCGATTTTGGAGTCTTCTCCGCCGCGGGTAAAGTTACCTGCGCGGACGTTGATCAGAGTCGTGCCCGCGGACTTCACGTCTTTGGAGACGCTCTGCTGTGCTCCGGTTCCGAGGGCAAACATGGTGAGCACGGCCGCAACACCGATCGTCATGCCCAGCATGGCGAGCCCGGTACGCAGTTTGTTGACCTTCAGGGCTTTGACTGCAATTTTGAAGCTCTTTTTGATGATCATCACTCAAACCTCAGAGACGTAAGGGGTGAGACACGCGATGCCTCGCGCGCCGGATAGTAGCCGAAGAAGATACCAACGGCTGCGGAGATACCGAATGAAAGAAGAATGGCCAGCGGAGAGATGCTGGTGGACCATTGCGCCGCATGCGAAATGGCGACTGCCGCGACGACTCCAATAAGGATGCCGAGAAGACCACCCACAACGCTGAGCGTGACCGACTCGCAGATGAACTGCATCAGCACCTCGCGCTCGCGAGCGCCAACGGCGCGGCGGATACCGATCTCGCGTGTGCGCTCCGTCACCGAGAGCATCATGATGTTCATGATGCCGATGCCCCCGACGATCAGGGACACCGTTGCGATGCCTCCGAGGAGTGCCGCCATGGTTTTGCTGGATTTATCGAGCGTTTTTCCGAGCTGATCCAGCGTTACTTTTTCAAGACCCGAGACATTGCCGATGACTGCCTGAGCAACCTCCGGCCGCATGCTTCCCTTCATCAAGGCCTTGCTTGCCTGGCTGGCCACGCTGAAATCATCGGCCTGGTTTGCTCCGATGCCGTGCCGCTTGCGCAGCAGGATGGTGATCAGTTTGGAGACACGGGTTACGTCGCCGGTGGATTCCGTCGTGACCGTAATGTCGTTCAGCTTGGACAGGTTCAGCAGGCTTTGCATGGTGGTGACAGGAATATAGATGGCGTCAAACTGGTCATCTCCTGATTCCGGGACGACCATCCAACTGGAACTTGTCACGACCCCGACGACCTTGAACGGCTGCTTCCACAGCAGCACTGTCTTTCCGACAGGATCGGCGTTCGCAAAAAGCTTCTCCGCTACGACGCTGCCGAGTACCACCACCTGCTCATGATTACGCTCCTGCCGGCTGCTGTAAAAAGCACCATGAACAAACTTCCAGGAGCGGCGCACCTGCGGCAGCGCGGAACCGTCTCCATGCACGCGGGTAAACCAGCGATCCTCGCCGCTGGTTACATGAACATTTTCATGGATGCCTTCCACGGCATACTGTACGCCGGAGATCTTCCGGATGCTGTCTGCATCGTCGATCGTCAATGTAGCGGCAGCGCCCAGTCCGGCCTCTGAGTCCCCCAGCCGCTGCCGCGAAGTGGGATGGTCATGCACGGCAAACGGATCGTCTTCAGGATGGAACATGGCTAACCGCAGGTGCGGACGCATCTCCGCTTCAGGGTTACGCAGCTGCCCCATCTCGATGGCATCGTCCGGTGGTTTTTCCTTCTTGGTCTGATAGTTGCCAGCGGTGACCACCAGCATGTTCATGCCGGCGGCCTTCACCTGGTCCTGGATAGCCCGCTGGGCTCCAGTGCCAAGCGCGACCATCGTCAGCACCGTGGCAACGCCGATGGTCATTCCGAGCATGGTCAATGCCGTCTGCATGCGATTGCGGCGCAGGGAGCGCCACGCAAGCATCAGGCTGTTTGGAACCTGCATCAGGCGCCTCCGCCGACGGGAACGGGAAACCCTTCCAGCTCTCCGCTGGCATGACGGCGGCTTTCGTTCGAGACATCGCTGAGGATGTTGCCGTCTTTGAAGCTGATGATGCGCGAGCCGTATGCGGCTACATCCATTTCGTGGGTAATCAGTACGATCGTGATGCCGCGCTCCCGCTGCAGGTTCTGGAAGATCTCCATCACTTCAATCGAGGTTTTGCTGTCGAGGTTACCGGTAGGCTCATCGGCCAGAAGAATGGAGGGGTTGTTCAACAGGGCACGGGCAATTGCGACGCGCTGCTGCTGTCCGCCGGAGAGCTGATTCGTATGGTGGTCGTAGCGCGCGCCGAGTCCAACAGACTCCAACGCAGCCATGGCGCGCTTTCTGCGATCGGCAGCCGTAAGGTTGCTGTCGCCATAGAGCAGCGGCAGCTCCACGTTTTCCAGCGCCGAGGTACGGGTGAGCAGATTGAAGCCCTGAAAGACGAAACCAATCTGCTTGTTGCGCACCAGCGAGATCTCATCATCACTGAGCCGTGAGACATCGCGGCCATCCAGAAAGTACTGGCCGCCGGTCGGCTGGTCCAGGCAGCCGAGGATGTGCATCAACGTGGACTTGCCGGAACCAGAGGGTCCGATGACCGAGACGAACTCGCCTTTGTGAACATCCAGCGAGATAGAGCGAAGCGCGTTTACCTGGTGCTCACCAACCTGGTAGGTCTTCGTGAGATTGCGTACCGAAATCACTGCATCCATAAATCTCGTGTCCTTTGCCTGAAGGGATGAAGCCATGCCTGGTGCCAGAGATGGCGTGTTAAGGAGCCTTACTTGCTGCCGCTCTTCGGGGGAACCGTTGTCGTTTTGGAGTACTGATAGATCTGCGTCGCAACTGCCTTTTCTGCCGTTGCCATGCCTGCAACTTTTCCTGCGCCTTCAATCACCCAATATTCATTGGCCGCGTGAGCGCGTCCGCCCATGCCCAGGCCGCCGGAAGCGATGGGAAGGCCAAGAGGCTTGATGTTGGGATCGCCCTGCTCGCTGTTCGTGAACAGGTATGCCGGCCATGCGCCGGAGGCTCCACTTCCCTCCAGGATGCTGTTGCCGTCAATGGGCTTCTGATAGGGCGTTCCAAAGATGTCGTACATCTGCTCGATTGCATGAGCGATGTCCGTGTCATAAGACATCTTGGACCATGGCTGGTCTCCGATCATCTTGACTTCCACATCCTTGTAGCCGTTCTTGTCCAGCTGTGCGCGAATCTTTTTCAGGATGTCAGCCGAACGCTGGTTTGGGATGTAGCGGATGCTGTGCTTCGATGTGATCTTGTTGGGAAGGATCGCACCCGATCCGTTGGCGTACATGTTGCCGCCCCAGATACCGTCAAGGTTCAGGATGGTGCTGTAACGCGTCATCAGCGTCATCTTGTATGGGTCATCGGTAATAAAGCGGGCGACGCCAAGATTGTCCGCGGCTTTCTTCAAATCAGCCGTCTTTGAAGATGCCTTCAGGGCTTCGAGCTCCTTTGGGTTCAGGGGCTGAATGTTGTCGCTCCAGCCGGCGATTGCGGGAGTGTTGCCGTCCTTGGAGGTGAGCGACGCAAGCATCTGAACATGCCGCCATGCCGGGCTATCGACGGACCGTTTGAAGGCACCGTGAATGTCAGAGACCGTAGGGCCACGGCCCCACTTGCTTCCGCTGGTCGTCAGCTCGATATACATCAGGCCTTCTGAGCCACCCATCATGCCGAAGTTGGGTACGCCGAACATCATCATGGCATCGGCAGACTTCAACAGTTCAGGGTGCGTGGTGACGAACTTGCGAAGTCCCATGGACATGCGTTCTTCGTCGCCCTCAGCAATAAAGATGAGATTGACCGGGAGCTTGCCCATGGCTGCCTTCAGCGACATGATGGCATTCAGTTCCGTCATCTCCGGGCCTTTGGAGTTCACAGCGCCGCGTCCAACCAGGACTTTCCTGATATTCGGATCAATGCCGGCGGTCTTACCGTCCACAATGCGACCTTCAAACGGAGGAGCTACCCACAGGTCAGGCTGAGTGACCGGCATGGTGTCGTACATCCAATAGACGAGGAGCGTCTTGGGTGCGCCTTCATCACA
Protein-coding regions in this window:
- a CDS encoding ABC transporter permease, giving the protein MQVPNSLMLAWRSLRRNRMQTALTMLGMTIGVATVLTMVALGTGAQRAIQDQVKAAGMNMLVVTAGNYQTKKEKPPDDAIEMGQLRNPEAEMRPHLRLAMFHPEDDPFAVHDHPTSRQRLGDSEAGLGAAATLTIDDADSIRKISGVQYAVEGIHENVHVTSGEDRWFTRVHGDGSALPQVRRSWKFVHGAFYSSRQERNHEQVVVLGSVVAEKLFANADPVGKTVLLWKQPFKVVGVVTSSSWMVVPESGDDQFDAIYIPVTTMQSLLNLSKLNDITVTTESTGDVTRVSKLITILLRKRHGIGANQADDFSVASQASKALMKGSMRPEVAQAVIGNVSGLEKVTLDQLGKTLDKSSKTMAALLGGIATVSLIVGGIGIMNIMMLSVTERTREIGIRRAVGAREREVLMQFICESVTLSVVGGLLGILIGVVAAVAISHAAQWSTSISPLAILLSFGISAAVGIFFGYYPAREASRVSPLTSLRFE
- a CDS encoding ABC transporter permease, encoding MIIKKSFKIAVKALKVNKLRTGLAMLGMTIGVAAVLTMFALGTGAQQSVSKDVKSAGTTLINVRAGNFTRGGEDSKIATGLGSATTLIPDDAEAIRQVDGVAYVSPVSRMRGWVGYGTEKSYVQVYGVSADYASMYDWGFEKGKFFKKGNVDDADNVVVIGSALRDNLFAGSDPIGEEIEIHGEKFKVKGVFTTNDEEQSQMAIVPYTKLQKMLGVNYLANIMLSAEEAGRASEISQNVTTVLRSRHKMATAPKASNLAGPGGGTASADDFTVKTQASEALTKGLNTSVAAFILANMPQMDQVNMQEMSGTLNRAGQTMTALLAAIATISLIVGGIGIMNIMLVSVTERTREIGIRRAVGARQYDVLMQFLTEAVTLGLAGGVFGIILGYLAAFTISRTLQWDATVSPTAVALAFGIAAATGVFFGFYPARRASKLNPIEALRFE
- a CDS encoding ABC transporter ATP-binding protein produces the protein MDAVISVRNLTKTYQVGEHQVNALRSISLDVHKGEFVSVIGPSGSGKSTLMHILGCLDQPTGGQYFLDGRDVSRLSDDEISLVRNKQIGFVFQGFNLLTRTSALENVELPLLYGDSNLTAADRRKRAMAALESVGLGARYDHHTNQLSGGQQQRVAIARALLNNPSILLADEPTGNLDSKTSIEVMEIFQNLQRERGITIVLITHEMDVAAYGSRIISFKDGNILSDVSNESRRHASGELEGFPVPVGGGA
- a CDS encoding M20/M25/M40 family metallo-hydrolase, producing the protein MIRKYLRPFVVFGCIAGVSLSGCKDGKAPSEAAKSVSKPKLGIRPHGDESIKIDMAKVDPDLQKVYSYIDEHIDEHVENLQKWIQQPSISNSGEGIPETAEQVKGMFDKLGCQETKVYDVGVAEWGQPSNPVVYAHCDEGAPKTLLVYWMYDTMPVTQPDLWVAPPFEGRIVDGKTAGIDPNIRKVLVGRGAVNSKGPEMTELNAIMSLKAAMGKLPVNLIFIAEGDEERMSMGLRKFVTTHPELLKSADAMMMFGVPNFGMMGGSEGLMYIELTTSGSKWGRGPTVSDIHGAFKRSVDSPAWRHVQMLASLTSKDGNTPAIAGWSDNIQPLNPKELEALKASSKTADLKKAADNLGVARFITDDPYKMTLMTRYSTILNLDGIWGGNMYANGSGAILPNKITSKHSIRYIPNQRSADILKKIRAQLDKNGYKDVEVKMIGDQPWSKMSYDTDIAHAIEQMYDIFGTPYQKPIDGNSILEGSGASGAWPAYLFTNSEQGDPNIKPLGLPIASGGLGMGGRAHAANEYWVIEGAGKVAGMATAEKAVATQIYQYSKTTTVPPKSGSK